From a single Fusarium fujikuroi IMI 58289 draft genome, chromosome FFUJ_chr03 genomic region:
- a CDS encoding cephalosporin C regulator 1-like protein, with product MYNAQWMTAQHGQVHPNGQIHPNAHVHGHAQVKDMNTPQMSAEDIMMAQQLQATQDFSMDASMSAPMGHQMQYQQQKHAMQRHPLPAEQYNSHASFTEGDSQMMERDDNDENSFAGMIGAPKPASNRSSANNEIEMRALFKANEHRSLPDVASELHGNERGPNSERTRQVFAMLWIHGVCERGKGSVPRGRVYANYASRCATERITVLNPASFGKLVRVLFPGLKTRRLGVRGESKYHYVNFTLKEDQAEVREPSVQPTRALPEPPAFTQSFNTLPSQTTISLSQGALPSPQIGSTETNSAPVSQKSGFQSRSIYNQPQIANIAHLSSSTTKTQLELGFRPDSDGPVDPEEPLILPNLEPYLPQGTDPDAAKSLFALYRAHCTSLVDCIRFCKEKTFFHLYGAFQGTLTMPVLKLFGNPALAPWIEECDFILYQRMMSIVSGLKLQVVPKYVLDIFRSISDRLVMHIRESFQGQPQHVIRAKEGPAALFVGLIDRALRVNLTAHAAANFLSSREQRNQMYIDWITTIRPRKIAECVPTRGMDDVVNLLLNEIRDLVDPTDVPWEVECLTIYGDVLSRKGRPSDSDVDGGAEASGEKGESYQLDRWVTFLNSLPTRFPYASASDIMLCVERIGTAVMRDLTMNQGKSFSSWWVTKTWIDELVCFMVEEGGFMKQKRSQTTWSTTPTPPQATKDTSRQPSRYSGGSDEFNLNNSSQNQGERAPFPPANKPNQNSMGMSGGDVHDDSGIGIRTPEEDFPMDKFGFTGTDNQEHALLEGAEFTVDEL from the exons ATGTACAACGCGCAATGGATGACAGCCCAGCACGGACAGGTTCATCCAAATGGCCAAATACACCCAAATGCACACGTCCACGGTCATGCTCAGGTTAAGGACATGAACACGCCTCAGATGTCAGCAGAGGATATCATGATGGCTCAGCAACTCCAAGCAACCCAGGATTTCTCAATGGACGCCTCAATGAGTGCACCAATGGGTCACCAGATgcaatatcaacaacaaaaacatGCCATGCAAAGGCACCCGTTACCCGCTGAGCAGTATAACAGCCATGCCAGTTTCACCGAGGGAGATAGCCAAATGATGGAGAGGGACGACAACGACGAGAATTCCTTTGCTGGAATGATTGGAGCCCCAAAGCCCGCGTCCAATAGATCGAGTGCAAATAACGAGATTGAAATGAGAGCTCTATTCAAAGCCAACGAGCATCGCAGCCTCCCTGACGTGGCCAGCGAGCTTCATGGAAATGAACGAGGTCCAAACTCAGAGCGAACCCGACAGGTTTTTGCAATGCTCTG GATCCATGGCGTCTGTGAAAGGGGCAAGGGTTCCGTACCTCGAGGACGAGTATACGCCAACTACGCGTCGAGATGTGCTACTGAACGAATCACCGTACTTAATCCCGCTAGCTTCGGGAAGCTTGTTAGGGTGTTGTTTCCCGGTCTAAAGACACGGCGACTCGGTGTTCGCGGAGAGTCCAAATATCATTATGTGAACTTCACACTCAAGGAGGACCAGGCCGAGGTTAGAGAGCCTTCAGTGCAGCCAACCCGCGCTCTACCAGAACCTCCGGCCTTCACTCAAAGCTTCAA CACTCTTCCTTCGCAGACGACTATCAGTTTGAGCCAAGGGGCCCTTCCGTCCCCTCAAATTGGCAGCACTGAGACCAACTCGGCCCCAGTATCGCAAAAGTCCGGCTTCCAGTCACGTAGCATATACAACCAGCCACAGATTGCCAACATTGCCCACCTCAGCTCTAGCACAACAAAGACTCAGCTCGAACTGGGCTTCCGTCCCGATTCTGATGGGCCTGTTGACCCTGAGGAACCTCTTATTCTTCCTAACCTCGAGCCTTACCTCCCTCAAGGCACCGACCCCGACGCTGCCAAGTCTCTATTCGCATTGTATCGCGCCCACTGCACATCACTAGTCGATTGTATCCGTTTCTGTAAAGAGAAGACCTTCTTCCATCTTTATGGTGCTTTCCAAGGGACTCTCACCATGCCTGTGTTGAAACTGTTTGGGAACCCGGCCTTGGCTCCTTGGATTGAGGAGTGTGATTTCATCCTCTACCAGCGTATGATGAGCATCGTATCTGGTTTGAAACTCCAGGTTGTTCCTAAGTATGTTTTGGATATTTTCAGGTCCATATCGGATAGACTCGTGATGCACATTCGTGAGTCTTTTCAAGGCCAGCCACAGCACGTAATCCGTGCTAAGGAGGGGCCCGCGGCACTCTTTGTTGGACTCATCGACCGCGCGCTGAGAGTCAACTTGACAGCTCACGCTGCTGCTAATTTCCTTTCATCCCGTGAGCAGCGTAATCAGATGTACATCGACTGGATCACAACAATCCGGCCTCGAAAGATTGCCGAATGTGTTCCTACTCGGGGTATGGACGATGTTGTGAATCTTCTGCTTAACGAGATTCGAGATCTCGTTGATCCCACAGACGTGCCTTGGGAGGTGGAATGTCTCACTATATATGGAGATGTTTTGTCGCGCAAAGGCCGGCCATCTGATAGTGATGTCGACGGTGGCGCCGAAGCTTCCGGTGAAAAGGGCGAGTCATACCAGCTTGATCGTTGGGTAACATTCCTCAACAGTCTACCGACCAGGTTCCCTTACGCCTCAGCAAGCGACATCATGCTATGCGTCGAGAGGATTGGTACTGCTGTGATGCGAGACCTCACCATGAACCAGGGTAAGAGCTTCAGTTCATGGTGGGTGACCAAAACATGGATAGATGAGCTGGTCTGCTTTAtggtggaggagggaggaTTTATGAAGCAAAAAAGGAGCCAGACAACATGGTCGACAACGCCCACACCACCCCAAGCAACAAAAGACACGAGCCGGCAACCCTCCCGATACAGCGGCGGTAGTGACGAATTCAACCTGAACAATTCATCGCAGAACCAAGGGGAACGCGCTCCCTTTCCCCCAGCCAACAAACCCAACCAGAACTCGATGGGTATGAGTGGGGGCGATGTCCACGACGATAGCGGAATCGGTATTAGGACGCCCGAGGAAGACTTCCCCATGGACAAGTTTGGGTTCACCGGCACAGACAACCAGGAGCATGCCCTATTGGAAGGGGCAGAATTCactgttgatgagctttga